TTGCCGCTTTCGGTATCGCTTGAAGAACTGTTGGGCGTTTTCGGACGGCGATTTGTCCGGATCAAGGGGAATGATTTTTTCCGGCTGTTCTTCTTCATAATAATCGATTACGGTAATGGTTTTGTCCCCCGGCTGAATTTGATGCATATGCGCTGTGACGAGTTCGCCGTTTTTCTGGTCATCTTGTGCCTTCTCTGTGTCATTCAGGGTCTGTTCAAGTTTTTTCAGCTTTTTCTTATTTTTTTGATATTCGTTTCTCAAAAAACGCTCCAAATCATGGGCCTGCTGACGGACACGGTCACGCTCGGCTTTGTTTTCGTAAAAAGCATCGAGCATGACAGATGTGTTGTCATAGGAGTCTTTATTGCCGCTAAGGTGTGTCAGATCGATCACGGAGAACGTTTCTTTTTCATTCCGGATGATTTGGGGTCTGGCTTCACCCTGTTTTAATGGTTCCATTGTATCTGTGAAAGCCTGGGGGAGGGAGTCCCGGTTAATGAGACCTGCTCTGTGCTGGATTTCCCTGATGATTTGCGGAGAGAGTCCTGCAAACAGGTTTCGGATCTGATCTTGCACTTTACCTGCATTGTAATCGATTTTCCGTCTCAGTAATTCCTCATCTGCATCAAGCGGGTTGAGTTTGTCCATGTATGGCGGTGGTGAGTAGGGTTGTCCCGGCATCACGGTACGTTTTGAAACAGATGGCGGAATATGCTTCAGGCTGTCTAATATTGTGCCCGTTTCTTTATCGACGAATATAAGATTACTGTGTCTGCCCATCAATTCGAGGATCAGGATTTTGTAAGAAACGTCGCCAAGTTCATTTCGGCCTTTAAATGAGAAAGTCACGATTCGCTCGAGTCCATCCTGTTCAATGGATTCGAGAATGCTTCCTTCGAGATGTTTACGCAACACCATGGTAAACATCGGTGGTTCCTGCGGGTTTGTGAATTTCAGTTTCGTCAGATGGAACCTTGCAAAGTTTGGATTCACCGAAAAAAACAGCTGATGGTTTTTTCCGTGAGCCCGAATGGTCATCATAATATCTGAAGGGTCTGGCTGATGGATCTTGGTTATGCGTCCGGACTGAATCGTGTTGGCGAGTTCATCGGTCACCGCACGCGTTACTGTACCGTCAAAAGACATGATAGTTCCTCCGTTCATCTGTCAAAGTCTTGTCCATTATAGCAAAATTACACCGTTTAACAAACGAGCGGCAATTTTTCTGCTAAAATAAGGGTTCAGAAAAACAGATTTGGAGTACGACTTGTTGAATGGATAAAAATTCGTTAAACTATACAAAGTGGATGTGATATGAATGATGAAGAGTATGACAGGTTTCGGGAGATCGGCCAAGGAAATCGGCAACAGTCTGATCACAGTTGAGATGAAGGCTGTAAATCACCGTTATTCCGAGGTAAATATGCGATTACCGAGGCAACTGCTGTTTTTGGAAGACCGGCTGAAAAAACGAATCAGCCGCGATGTGAAACGCGGGAAAGTGGATGTTTATGTTAATTTGCACGGTTCATTGGGTGTGGAGCGCCATGTGCAGGTAGACTGGGCTATCTTTGATCAGTACCATCAGGTCTACAATGACATGGTCAAACATTCCGTTGCATCAGAGGCATTCCCTGTCGATCAGCTGTTGCTGCATGAAGACGTCGTTTCCGTTCAGGAAAAAGAGGAAGTCACTGACGATTTGGGCGAAACGGTTGAATCTGTCCTGGAGGCGGCAGTGGAACAGCTTCGCGACATGAAAATCAATGAAGGCAAAGCCATGTTTAATGACATGATGAAACGGCTTGATACATTGCATGCATCGATTCATGAACTTGAAAAACTGGCTCCGCGAGCAGAAGAGGAGTACAGGTCAAGGCTTCAAAAACGGATGGAAGACATCATCGGGCAATACGGTTCAGTGGAAGAGCAGCGGGTTTTGACTGAAGTGGCAGTCTTTGCAGAGAAATCGGATTTTTCCGAAGAACTGACGCGGATGGCAAGCCACCTGCAACAGTTTTCGGCGATGATGAAGGACGAGGAACCGGTTGGACGTAAGTTGGATTTTCTTATGCAGGAAATGAACAGGGAAGTCAATACGATCGGGTCAAAAGCCAACCAGCTTGAAGTGAACCACACAGTCGTGCAAATAAAATCTGAACTTGAAAAAATCAGAGAACAGATTCAGAATATCGAATAACAGCCAGAACGATACTATGCGCAGAACAGGAGAATGATTGTGGATATTAAACTTATTAATATTGGTTTTGGAAACATCGTGTCGGCGAACAGGATCATTTCAATTGTGAGCCCTGAATCCGCTCCAATTAAACGCATTATTTCGGATGCAAGGGATCGGAATATGCTGATTGACGCTACTTACGGGCGAAGAACCCGTGCTGTTATTATTGCAGACAGTGACCATGTCATTTTATCAGCCGTGCAGCCGGAGACTGTTGCACAGCGTGTGATTACAAGCAAAGAGGACGCCACGGAAGAATAGTCCGGGTTTGTCGGGCCGCCATTTGGCGGCTTTCGATTTGCTGTTGGCGTTGCAGGTGGTCTGTGGTATGATTATAGGATGAATACAGGCGGAGGTAATAATTCATTATGAAAAGAGAAAAGGGTTTACTGATCGTGCTGTCCGGTCCTTCCGGGGTCGGAAAAGGAACGGTTTGCGGGGCACTCCGTGAACATGATACACATATTCGCTACTCGGTTTCAGCGACGACCCGCTCGCCGCGGGAAGGGGAACAGGAGGGCGTTAATTATTTTTACAAGTCGAAAGAAGAGTTCGAACGTATGATCCATGAGGATGAACTGCTTGAATACGCTCAGTACGTTGAGAATTATTATGGCACACCGAGACAATACGTCGAAGAGATGATTAATAAAGGTCACGATGTCATCCTCGAAATCGAGGTGCAGGGTGCTCTTCAAGTTAAAGAAACCTTTCCGGAGGGCGTGTTTATTTTCCTGATGCCACCTGACCTGAAAGAACTTCGAAACCGTATTGAAGGCCGCGGGACGGAAACGAAGGAACTGATTGATAACCGCATGAGTGTGGCAAAAGACGAGATCGATCTGATGGACAAGTATGATTACGTTGTTGAAAACGATGAAGTGGAACTTGCCGTTGAGCGAATCAAAGCCATTGTAACCGCAGAAAACTGCAAAAAGGACCGTCTGATCCATCTGTATAAAGAACTTGTAAAGGAGTGATTGACGATGTTGAAGCCATCGATTGATTCATTAATGACGAAGATCAATTCAAAATATACGCTGGTGACGATTTCCTCACAGCGTGCAAGAGAACTCCGTGACTACCCGGAAACAGCGAGCATGACTGTCCGCTCAACCTCACCAAATTTTGTGGGACGTGCTTTGGAAGAGATTGATCAGGAAATTTTGGGCTATAAAAAATTGACCTGTCTGATCCAGGTGAAGATGAAGACGAAACAATCAGCTGATGCTGGTTGTTTTCTTTTTTATCCGGTTTATCTGCAAAACTTATTGAAAAGGCTTAATGAAGCAGCTGGTAAACCCGCATCGACGTTTGAAGTGAATGAGCGAATCCCATTATCTATAAGGATGATTCTTCTGCATGATCCGCCTTTCATGTATAATGGGAGGTAACGAATGTTCGATTGAAAGGATGAATGACCTTGAATCAAAAGAAACGGATCTTACTATGCGTGTCCGGTGGCATAGCCGTATTTAAGGCGGCTGCTCTGACAAGTAAACTCACACAGAATGATTATGAAGTGAAGGTGCTTATGACACAATCTGCGGAAAAGTTCGTCACACCCCTGACGTTTCAGGCGCTGTCGCGGGGATATGTGCATGATGATACGTTTGATGAACCGGAGCCTGATAAAATTGCCCACATTGACGCTGCTGACTGGGCGGATCTGATCGTGATTGCCCCTGCAACGGCCAATGTCCTGGGAAAGTTGGCTAACGGTATTGCCGATGATATGGTAACAACCACACTTATGGCTGCGACGGCTCCGATTCTCGTAGCGCCGGCCATGAATGTACATATGTATCAGCACCCGGCTGTTCAGCGCAATATGACGACTCTTGAAGAGTTCGGCTACCGCTTTATCGAACCGGATGACGGCTATTTAGCCTGCGGCTACACCGGAAAGGGACGGATGGCTGAGCCTGAGGATCTCCTGGCAGCCATCGATCATCATTTCATCCGACAGGCTCACAGGGAATGGCATGGTAAACGTGTTCTTGTCACTGCGGGTCCCACGGTTGAAGCTGTGGATCCGGTTCGCTATTTTACGAACCGTTCATCTGGCAAAATGGGGTTTGCGGTGGCTGAGGAAGCCGCAGCACGAGGCGCTCATGTCACATTGATCGCCGGACCGACGGCTCTTGCCACGCCTCACGGGGTTCAAAGAATCGATGTTAAATCTGCAGAAGACATGTATAAAGAGGTCCACCGTGCCTATCCTGATACCGATTTGGTGATCAAGGCTGCGGCAGTGGCGGATTACAAGCCTGAAGATGCCGTTACTGAGAAGATCAAAAAACAGGATGATGTGATGACTCTATCTTTGGTGAAGACACCGGATATCCTGAAAAGCCTCGGTGAACAGAAGAAAGATCAGGTTCTCGTCGGTTTTGCTGCCGAATCGCAGCAGGTTGAAGAATACGGCCGGAAAAAATTACATGAAAAGCAGCTTGATGCGATCGCGATTAATCATATTGCTAAAGAAGGAATGGGATTTGACGGGGACACAAACGAGATCATGCTGATTTTTCAAAATGGCAGAGAAGTGACCATCCCTCTCAGCCAAAAACGGGATGTGGCAAGACACTTGCTTGATGAAATCGAACCGCTCATCACGGGGCGAGGTTCATGATCGTTCAGGTCATTGTCGACGTGCAGGCCCAGCAGACAGACAGGCTGTATGACTACCGAGTGCCCGATGAATTTGTCACGATTGTGAGAGCGGGTATGCGTGTGATTGTTCCGTTCGGACCGAGAAAAGTGCAGGGATTTGTCATCAGGACTTCGCATACCTCAACGGTGCCGGACGACAAACTGAGGGCGATCAGTGATTTGACCGATCTCTCCCCGCCATTGACGGATGAACTGCTGGCGCTTTCAGAATGGGTTCGGGATCATACGGTTTCCTATCAT
This genomic window from [Bacillus] selenitireducens MLS10 contains:
- a CDS encoding Rqc2 family fibronectin-binding protein, which encodes MSFDGTVTRAVTDELANTIQSGRITKIHQPDPSDIMMTIRAHGKNHQLFFSVNPNFARFHLTKLKFTNPQEPPMFTMVLRKHLEGSILESIEQDGLERIVTFSFKGRNELGDVSYKILILELMGRHSNLIFVDKETGTILDSLKHIPPSVSKRTVMPGQPYSPPPYMDKLNPLDADEELLRRKIDYNAGKVQDQIRNLFAGLSPQIIREIQHRAGLINRDSLPQAFTDTMEPLKQGEARPQIIRNEKETFSVIDLTHLSGNKDSYDNTSVMLDAFYENKAERDRVRQQAHDLERFLRNEYQKNKKKLKKLEQTLNDTEKAQDDQKNGELVTAHMHQIQPGDKTITVIDYYEEEQPEKIIPLDPDKSPSENAQQFFKRYRKRQTAAVHVKKQLKQAKEEMAYLDTLIQHVEMATTEDIAEIRNELEAGGYLKKKKTSKKPKKPQKPKPEKYLSSEEIEIYVGKNNIQNEYVTNRMARQNDTWLHTKDIPGSHVVIRSETFGEKTLHEAANLAAYFSKSRLSGQVPVDYTLIRHVRKPNGAKPGYVTYEQQNTLFVTPDEELVKRCRDRAKQN
- a CDS encoding YicC/YloC family endoribonuclease — translated: MMKSMTGFGRSAKEIGNSLITVEMKAVNHRYSEVNMRLPRQLLFLEDRLKKRISRDVKRGKVDVYVNLHGSLGVERHVQVDWAIFDQYHQVYNDMVKHSVASEAFPVDQLLLHEDVVSVQEKEEVTDDLGETVESVLEAAVEQLRDMKINEGKAMFNDMMKRLDTLHASIHELEKLAPRAEEEYRSRLQKRMEDIIGQYGSVEEQRVLTEVAVFAEKSDFSEELTRMASHLQQFSAMMKDEEPVGRKLDFLMQEMNREVNTIGSKANQLEVNHTVVQIKSELEKIREQIQNIE
- the remA gene encoding extracellular matrix/biofilm regulator RemA; this encodes MDIKLINIGFGNIVSANRIISIVSPESAPIKRIISDARDRNMLIDATYGRRTRAVIIADSDHVILSAVQPETVAQRVITSKEDATEE
- the gmk gene encoding guanylate kinase: MKREKGLLIVLSGPSGVGKGTVCGALREHDTHIRYSVSATTRSPREGEQEGVNYFYKSKEEFERMIHEDELLEYAQYVENYYGTPRQYVEEMINKGHDVILEIEVQGALQVKETFPEGVFIFLMPPDLKELRNRIEGRGTETKELIDNRMSVAKDEIDLMDKYDYVVENDEVELAVERIKAIVTAENCKKDRLIHLYKELVKE
- the coaBC gene encoding bifunctional phosphopantothenoylcysteine decarboxylase/phosphopantothenate--cysteine ligase CoaBC, with translation MTLNQKKRILLCVSGGIAVFKAAALTSKLTQNDYEVKVLMTQSAEKFVTPLTFQALSRGYVHDDTFDEPEPDKIAHIDAADWADLIVIAPATANVLGKLANGIADDMVTTTLMAATAPILVAPAMNVHMYQHPAVQRNMTTLEEFGYRFIEPDDGYLACGYTGKGRMAEPEDLLAAIDHHFIRQAHREWHGKRVLVTAGPTVEAVDPVRYFTNRSSGKMGFAVAEEAAARGAHVTLIAGPTALATPHGVQRIDVKSAEDMYKEVHRAYPDTDLVIKAAAVADYKPEDAVTEKIKKQDDVMTLSLVKTPDILKSLGEQKKDQVLVGFAAESQQVEEYGRKKLHEKQLDAIAINHIAKEGMGFDGDTNEIMLIFQNGREVTIPLSQKRDVARHLLDEIEPLITGRGS